GCGCTTCGTCGATCTCGGCGTCGCTGATCACCAGCGGCGGCAGCAGCCGCACGACGTTGGGCCCGGCAATCAGCAGCATCAGCCGCTCTTGCTCGGCCGCGCGGGTGAATTCCTTGGCACGGCCCTGCTGGGCCGCGTCCAGCACCAGGCCGATCATCATGCCGCGGCCGCGCACCTGCGTGAACAGGCCGGGGAAGTCGCCCAGCAGCTGCTGCAGCCCGGCATGCAGGCGCTCGGCTGCCTGCCCGACCCGTGTCAGGAAGGCGGGTGCCTGGATGATCTGCACCACCGCCGCCGCCACCGCGCAGGCCAGCGGGTTGCCGCCATACGTCGTGCCGTGGGTGCCGACCGACAGGCTGGTGGCCAGGTCGTGCCGGGTCAGCATGGCGCCGATGGGATAGCCGTTGCCCAGGGCCTTGGCGGTGGTGAGGATGTCGGGCTCGACGCCGTAGTGCATGTAGGCATAGAGCGAGCCGGTGCGGCCCAGCCCGCATTGCACCTCGTCGAAGATCAGCAGGGCGTCGTGGCGGTCGCAGAGCCGGCGCAGCGCCTGCAGGTACTCGTGCGAGGCCGGCAGCACGCCGCCCTCCCCCTGCACCGGCTCGACGATGACGGCACAGACATCGTCGCCCATGGCCTGCTCGGCCGCCGCGATGTCGTTGAACGGCACATGGCCGATGCCCGGTGGCAGCGGCTCGAAGCCTTCGGTGTACTTGGGCTGGCCGCCGGCCGTGACGGTGAACAGCGTGCGGCCGTGGAAGGACTGCTGGCAGGCCACGATGCGCCGCTTGGCGTCGCCGTGCTTCAGTGCGGCATGGCGACGCGCCAGCTTCAGCGCCGCCTCGTTCGCTTCGGCGCCGGAATTGCAGAAGAAGGCCCGGTCGGCAAAGGTCGCCCCGGTGAGCAGCGAAGCGAGCCGCAGCACCGGCTCGTTGGTGTAGCCGTTGCCCACGTGCCAGAGCTGCTCGGCCTGCGCCTGCAGCGCTTGCACCACCGCGGGATGCGCATGGCCCAGGCTGGTGACGCCGATGCCGCTGGTCAGGTCGAGGTATTCCACGCCTTGCTGGTCCTGCAGCCACAGGCCGCGGGCACGGCGCGGCACCACCTGGCTCGGGGCATAGACCGGCACCAGCAGGTCATCGAAATCGGCACGCGAGACGGCTTGGGGTTCGGGCGCGGGCTGCAGCTTGGCATTCATGGCGTTCGTCGCTGGGGTGATGGGTGGCGCCAGTCTAGGCAGGCGCCGTGCCCCGGTCTTGCGGCAAAGCGACAGCGATTTTCAGAAGTCGGCCGTCATGCAGGTGCACTGCGGGTTGCCCCGGATGACCCTCTGTCCCCGGCTTGGTTCAAGGGTTTACCCTAGACTTCAGCCTCGGCACCGGCGGCCGAAGCGCCGCATTGCGGCGGGCCGGCCGGGCCCTGCCGCGGGGGCGTCCGGCCTGCGCCGGCCCTTGCGGCTGCCTTGCTCATCCTCAGGAGGAATCGAATGACCCTGTCCCGCCGCCTGGCGCTGGGTGGCGTCGCTGCCTGCGCCGTGGGCGCCTTGCAGCGGCCCGCCCGTGCCAGCACGTCCCGGCTGCGCCTGTCCGGCGCCTACGGCGACGCTCTCTTCCACGGCCGCAACCTGCGCGCCTTCGCCAGCCAGGCGGCCAGCCTGTCACGCGGCAGCCTGGACATCGAGGTGGTGCCCGACGGGCGCCTCAAGCCGATGGATCAGGTGCTGCCGGCCCTGCAACGCCAGGAGCTGGCCTTCGGCGAGGTGCTGATGTCGGCCTGCGCCAGCCAGCATGCGCTGCTGGGCATCGATGCCCTGCCCTTCATCGTGCGCAGCTTCGAGGATGCGCAGCACCTGTGGGAAGCCACCCGCGAGGCGGTCCAGCAGCAACTGGGCGAGCGTGGCGTGCGGGTGCTGTATGCGGTGCCGTGGCCGGCCCAGGGCCTGTTCTGCCGCCACCCGGTCGGCCGCCTGCAGGACCTGAAGGGGCTGCGGCTGCGGGTCTACGACGAGACCACACAGCGGCTCGCCGAGCTGGTGGGCGCCCATGCGGTGACGGTCGCCGCGGCCGACCTGCCTCGCGCCGTCGCCGATGGCCGGCTGGACGCGATGTTCACCTCGAGCAGCACCGGCGTCGATTGCCAGGCCTGGAGCTCGATGAGCACCTTCATCGACCTGCGCGCCTGGATTCCGAAGAACATGGTATGTGCGAGCGACGCCGTCTGGCGCGGCTTGCCCGACCCGGCCCGCGCCGCGCTGCTGCAGGCGGCGCGCCAGGCCGAAAGCAGCGGCTGGCAGCTGGCTCGCCAGGCCGACGAAGCCGCCAAGCAGCAGTTGACCGCCCACCGCATGACGGTGGAGCCGCCAAGCGCCGAGCTGCGCCGTCCGCTCGACCTGATGGGCGAGCGCTTCGGCCGCGAGACCGCGCACAAGGCCGGCATGGACTACACGCGGGCGCTGCTGGCCTACTACACCCGCCGCGGTTGAGCGGGGCCCGGTCTCCCGGGCGGCTGCACCACTGACTACCGCAGATCGGCAAATCCGTCACGCTGATGCCACCGCCGTGGCGGCGCCGGCTCAAGTCGCGCGGCAGGCGGGCCGAAAACGCGGCCTGCCGGTCCGCCGATCGCCATTTGCGCACCACCGTGCGAAATCGATCGGCGCGGCCCCTGATCACAACCCGCGGAGCGCAGCCGCACTACACAGCCTGGTAGACCATGAAATTCTTCAACAACCTGCGCATCGGCAGCCGCCTGGCATTGAGCTTCGGCCTCGTCGTCTTGCTGATGCTCGTGTCGCTGGCCCTGAGCCTCGTCAATGTGGCCGGCATCAAGGACCTGGTGGTCGAGGCCGGCGGCCCCCAGGCGCGCCGCCACGCCCTGATGGCGGAGTGGCAGCAGAACATTGCCGTCAACGGCAGCCGTGCGCTCGCGCAGGCCATGAGCAGCGATGCGGCCCTGAGTGCCGAGGTCGCCAATGAAGTGAAGGCGACCACCGCCCGCACGTCGGAGCTGATCAAGGAGTTCACCGAGCTTGAGACGAGCGCGGAAGGCAAGGCGCTGCAGGCGGCGCTGGGCGAGGCACGCAGCCGCTACCTGCGCTTGCGTGACGAGATGTTCAAGGCCAAGGAGAGTGGCGATGCCGCCGCGCTGGCCCAGGCCATGGCGCGCTTCCGCGACGTCACCAAGGAGTACCTGGCCAGCGCCAACCGGCTGCTGGAGCTACAGGACCAGCGCGTCAAGGACGGCGTGGTGGCCACGGTGCACAAGCTGGATGCCACCCGCTGGATCAACCTCGTGGCGGTCGGCATCAACGTGGTGCTGGCCTTGGCGCTCGGCGGCGCACTGCGGCGCAGCATCGTGCGGCCGCTGGGCGAGGCGCAGCAGGCGGCGGCCCGCATTGCCACCGGTGACCTCACCGGGCAGCTGAGCGAAGGCGGCCGCGATGAGACCGGGCAGCTTGGCCGCTCCCTGTCCACCATGCACCGCTCGCTGCGCGGCATGGTGGGCGACATCCGCCAGGCCAGCGAATCGATCCGCGTGGCCAGCAGCGAGGTGGCTTCCGGCAGCGAAGACCTGAGCCGCCGCACCGAACAGGCCGCCAGCAGCCTGCAGGAAACCGCCAGCTCGATGGAGCAGCTGGCCGTCACCGTGGCCCAGTCGGCCGAGGCCTCGCGCCGGGCCAGCGAGCTGGCCACCTCGGCGGCAGAAGTCGCCCGCCGGGGCGGCGCGGTGGTGGACCAGGTGGTGAGCACCATGGACGAGATCAACGACAGCAGCAAGCGGATTGCCGACATCATCGGTGTGATCGACGGCATCGCCTTCCAGACCAACATCCTGGCCCTCAATGCGGCGGTCGAGGCAGCACGTGCCGGCGAGCAGGGCCGCGGCTTCGCGGTGGTGGCCTCGGAGGTGCGCAGCCTGGCGGGCCGCTCGGCCCAGGCGGCCAAGGAGATCAAGGGCCTCATCGGCCTGAGCGTGGACCGTGTGGAAACCGGCGCCGCCCTCGTCAACGGCGCTGGCGCGACGATGCGCGAGATCGTCGCCAGCGTGCAGCAGGTCACCGACATGATCGCGGAGATCTCGGCCGCCTCCAGCGAGCAGGCGGACGGCATCGGCCACGTCAAGACCGCGGTGGACCAGCTGGACCAGATGACACAGCAGAACGCGGCACTGGTGGAGCAGTCGAGCGCGGCGGCCGACAGCCTGAAAGCGCATGCGATGCAGCTGGCCCGCGCGGTCGAGAGCTTCCGCCTCGGCGCCGGCAACGAACCGGCAGTGGCGGGCTGACCCGGCATGCCGAGGCAGGCCCCGCAGGAGCCGGGGCCCGCGAGGAGCGCCGCCGAGGTCGGCCCGTGCCGTCCCATCGCGCCAGGACGCCAGGGCGCATCAGGCGAAGGCCGCCGTTGACGGCCCGCCAGGCCAGGGGCGACCGGCGTTTGCCGGCCAGCTCACTGAGCGGGCGGGTCGAGCTTGAGCGTCCGCTGTATCGGCGCGGTGTGCTGGCGCCGCGTCCTGGGTGGCCCGCTTACCGCGGTGCCGCCAGGTTGAGCACCCAGTACTTGTTGTAGGCAGCGCCGGTGGCCTTCACGCAAGCCAGCCCGATATGGCGCACGCCATTGCCCATGAGGTTGGCGCAATGGCCGTCGCTCTTCATCCAGCCGGCCACGACCGTGGCGACGCTTGCCTGCCCGGCGGCAATGTTCTCCGAAGCCGAGGACCAGCGGTAGCCGGCGGCCTCGATGCGTTGCACGAAGGTGCGGCCGTCGCGGCTGGTGTGGTCGAAGTAGTCGTGCTGGGCCATGTCGCCCGCGTGGCCGGCGGCGGCCGCGGCGAGCTGGTCGTTCCAGGCCACCGCGCCGGCCGGCGCGAAGCTGCCCTTGCTGCCACAGCTGGCACCGGCCGCACGGTGCTGGTTGATCAGCCGCACCGCCTCGGCCTTGAAGTCGGGCAGGCCGCAGTCCGCAAGGACGGCCTGCGGCTCGCCGGGCGCCTGCGGCTCGCCGGGCGCCTGCGGCTCGCCGGGCGCCTGCGGCTCGCCGGGCGCCGGCGCCACCGTGCCCGGGCCACCGCTGTCCTGCGGCGTGTCGTCCTGCCCGCCCCCGCCTCCACCCCCGCCACCACAGGCGACCAGCGCCGCTGCCATCGCGGCGGCAAACAGGAAGGAAAGGCGCTGGGCAGCACCGCTGGACAAGGACATGGCGATTCTTCTGAGGAGGGATGGGCGAAAAGCCGCGCATCATGCCCGGATCGCGGCGTGCCGTGCACCGGCGCACGACCATCGACCCCATCGCCCCGACAAACGGCAGGCGCGTGCCGCGCGCGGTCCCCCGCTGCCTGGCGCGAGCGGCCCGGTCCGGCCCCAGCACCGCCCCGGCAGGAGGGTGGCCGGTCGTGACTTCCGTCACGTTTCTTGCGGGATACCCGGTGCCCGATGCCGCGCCTGGTGGCGGCGGGCGGCGGACATCCGCGCCAGTGCTTCAGCCCAGCGCCGTGTCCAGCAGCATCATGATGACGAAGCCGAGCATCAGGCCCCCGGTGGCCCAGGCTTCATGGCCCTGGCGATGCGACTCCGGGATGATCTCGTGGCTGATGACATAGAGCATCGCGCCGGCCGCGAAGGCGAGCCCCCAGGGCAGCAGCACCGCCGACAACGCCAGCACCAGCGCCCCCAGCACTGCGCCCAGCGGCTCCACCAGCCCGGTGGCCGCCCCCAGGGCGCCGGCCGTCAGCCGCCCATAGCCGGCGGTGCGCAGCGCAAGCGCCACCACCAGGCCTTCGGGCACGTCCTGGATCGCGATGCCGGTGGCCAGCGCACTGCCGGCCAGCGGGTCGTTGCCGGCGAAGGCGACGCCTATGGCCAGCCCCTCCGGCAGGTTATGCAGAAAGATCGCGAAGACGAACAGCCAAGTGCGCTTGAGCAGCGCCGCCTGCTTGCCTTCACGTCCCTTGATGAAATGTTCGTGTGGCAGCCACCGGTCCAGCGCGAACACGAAACCGCCGCCCAGCAGGATGCCGGCGCCGACGATCAGGGCCGAGCCCCAGTGACCCGCGCCCTGCTGCACCGCGACCTCCAGGCCCGGCACGATGAGCGAGAAGGAGCAGGCCGCCAGCATCACGCCGGCGCCGAAGCCGAGCATGGCATCGCGCGTGCGCTCGGCCGGTGGCGTGTGGGCCAGCAACACCGGCAAGGTGCCCAAGGCGGTGGCGGCAGCGGCCATCAGGCCGCCCAGCCACGCCTGGCCGACCCGCGGATC
This genomic stretch from Eleftheria terrae harbors:
- a CDS encoding TRAP transporter substrate-binding protein, which produces MTLSRRLALGGVAACAVGALQRPARASTSRLRLSGAYGDALFHGRNLRAFASQAASLSRGSLDIEVVPDGRLKPMDQVLPALQRQELAFGEVLMSACASQHALLGIDALPFIVRSFEDAQHLWEATREAVQQQLGERGVRVLYAVPWPAQGLFCRHPVGRLQDLKGLRLRVYDETTQRLAELVGAHAVTVAAADLPRAVADGRLDAMFTSSSTGVDCQAWSSMSTFIDLRAWIPKNMVCASDAVWRGLPDPARAALLQAARQAESSGWQLARQADEAAKQQLTAHRMTVEPPSAELRRPLDLMGERFGRETAHKAGMDYTRALLAYYTRRG
- a CDS encoding methyl-accepting chemotaxis protein, whose translation is MKFFNNLRIGSRLALSFGLVVLLMLVSLALSLVNVAGIKDLVVEAGGPQARRHALMAEWQQNIAVNGSRALAQAMSSDAALSAEVANEVKATTARTSELIKEFTELETSAEGKALQAALGEARSRYLRLRDEMFKAKESGDAAALAQAMARFRDVTKEYLASANRLLELQDQRVKDGVVATVHKLDATRWINLVAVGINVVLALALGGALRRSIVRPLGEAQQAAARIATGDLTGQLSEGGRDETGQLGRSLSTMHRSLRGMVGDIRQASESIRVASSEVASGSEDLSRRTEQAASSLQETASSMEQLAVTVAQSAEASRRASELATSAAEVARRGGAVVDQVVSTMDEINDSSKRIADIIGVIDGIAFQTNILALNAAVEAARAGEQGRGFAVVASEVRSLAGRSAQAAKEIKGLIGLSVDRVETGAALVNGAGATMREIVASVQQVTDMIAEISAASSEQADGIGHVKTAVDQLDQMTQQNAALVEQSSAAADSLKAHAMQLARAVESFRLGAGNEPAVAG
- a CDS encoding acetylornithine/succinyldiaminopimelate transaminase, which produces MNAKLQPAPEPQAVSRADFDDLLVPVYAPSQVVPRRARGLWLQDQQGVEYLDLTSGIGVTSLGHAHPAVVQALQAQAEQLWHVGNGYTNEPVLRLASLLTGATFADRAFFCNSGAEANEAALKLARRHAALKHGDAKRRIVACQQSFHGRTLFTVTAGGQPKYTEGFEPLPPGIGHVPFNDIAAAEQAMGDDVCAVIVEPVQGEGGVLPASHEYLQALRRLCDRHDALLIFDEVQCGLGRTGSLYAYMHYGVEPDILTTAKALGNGYPIGAMLTRHDLATSLSVGTHGTTYGGNPLACAVAAAVVQIIQAPAFLTRVGQAAERLHAGLQQLLGDFPGLFTQVRGRGMMIGLVLDAAQQGRAKEFTRAAEQERLMLLIAGPNVVRLLPPLVISDAEIDEALLRLRATARRFLAPQS
- a CDS encoding CAP domain-containing protein, with translation MSLSSGAAQRLSFLFAAAMAAALVACGGGGGGGGGQDDTPQDSGGPGTVAPAPGEPQAPGEPQAPGEPQAPGEPQAVLADCGLPDFKAEAVRLINQHRAAGASCGSKGSFAPAGAVAWNDQLAAAAAGHAGDMAQHDYFDHTSRDGRTFVQRIEAAGYRWSSASENIAAGQASVATVVAGWMKSDGHCANLMGNGVRHIGLACVKATGAAYNKYWVLNLAAPR
- a CDS encoding ZIP family metal transporter, which encodes MAALDPFDAPRLPPSLTRPRPRQLLGLALWVAGVCAGVWLLWRQLAAADPRVGQAWLGGLMAAAATALGTLPVLLAHTPPAERTRDAMLGFGAGVMLAACSFSLIVPGLEVAVQQGAGHWGSALIVGAGILLGGGFVFALDRWLPHEHFIKGREGKQAALLKRTWLFVFAIFLHNLPEGLAIGVAFAGNDPLAGSALATGIAIQDVPEGLVVALALRTAGYGRLTAGALGAATGLVEPLGAVLGALVLALSAVLLPWGLAFAAGAMLYVISHEIIPESHRQGHEAWATGGLMLGFVIMMLLDTALG